Proteins encoded by one window of Polaribacter haliotis:
- a CDS encoding M23 family metallopeptidase has protein sequence MKQLITLFLLTFTITCFSQKKYPKDYFRNPLGIPNILSGTFGELRSNHFHSGVDIKTQGKEGLKVYATADGYISRIKIAQFGFGKALYITHPNGYTTVYAHLSKYAGKIEEYVKSIQYKKENYQTGNIFLKEGKFSLKKGDLIAFSGDTGGSGGPHLHFEIRNTKTEHIINPMFFGITSADTKPPTIQSLLVYPLSFDARINQQHNRYKVSVKNIGKGKYLGSRIFASGTIGFGINVFDRLNKANNKNGIYSLEMLVNGKRFYYHDVETFSFAESKYINLLIDYEYYKKYKSRVQKTHKVDANSLSIYEGLQNNGKIKIEKGLNYTIEIIAKDFNGNKSSIKIPVVGKESNSIFKQQKDTTAYKIIAKNFQKFTQENVTIAFPKNTFYENVYLDFKVDKGIANIHNPTIPLDKSFTLTFDVSKYSKEEKKHLYIANVQYAKYPRYQYTRKKDSTFYTTTKTLGKYKLLSDTKKPTINLLYFKDKEWISSHKTLKVKIADIGSGIKNFSATIDGKWILMEYNHKKGILTYNFNDKKLVGSKHIFKIVVSDNVGNTKELSATFFKKQVN, from the coding sequence TTGAAGCAACTTATTACATTATTTTTATTAACCTTTACTATTACCTGTTTTTCACAAAAAAAATATCCCAAAGATTACTTTAGAAACCCTTTAGGAATACCGAATATTTTATCGGGAACTTTTGGTGAATTACGAAGCAATCACTTCCATTCTGGTGTAGATATTAAAACACAAGGCAAGGAAGGATTAAAAGTTTATGCAACCGCAGATGGCTATATTTCGCGTATTAAAATTGCTCAATTTGGTTTTGGAAAAGCACTTTATATTACACATCCAAATGGATACACAACTGTATATGCACATCTAAGTAAATATGCTGGTAAAATCGAAGAATACGTAAAATCCATTCAATATAAAAAAGAAAATTACCAAACTGGAAATATTTTTTTAAAAGAAGGTAAATTCTCTTTAAAAAAAGGAGATTTGATTGCTTTTTCTGGAGATACAGGTGGTTCTGGTGGCCCACATTTACATTTTGAAATTCGAAACACAAAAACCGAACATATTATAAATCCAATGTTTTTCGGAATTACTTCTGCAGACACAAAACCACCAACAATACAATCTCTTTTAGTGTATCCTTTAAGTTTCGATGCTAGAATTAACCAACAACACAATCGTTATAAAGTGTCCGTTAAGAATATTGGAAAAGGAAAATATTTGGGGAGCAGAATTTTTGCTAGTGGAACTATTGGTTTTGGAATTAATGTTTTTGATAGATTGAACAAAGCAAACAATAAAAACGGGATTTATAGTTTAGAAATGTTGGTAAATGGTAAACGTTTTTATTATCATGATGTGGAAACATTTTCGTTTGCAGAAAGTAAATACATTAATTTATTGATAGATTATGAGTATTATAAGAAATACAAAAGCAGAGTTCAAAAAACACATAAAGTAGATGCAAATAGCTTATCTATTTACGAAGGTTTACAAAATAATGGTAAAATTAAAATTGAAAAAGGACTTAATTATACTATTGAAATAATAGCGAAAGATTTTAATGGAAATAAAAGTTCTATAAAAATTCCTGTTGTTGGAAAAGAAAGTAATTCCATCTTTAAACAACAGAAAGACACCACTGCTTATAAAATTATTGCGAAGAATTTTCAAAAGTTCACTCAAGAAAATGTAACTATAGCTTTCCCTAAAAACACCTTTTACGAAAATGTTTATTTAGATTTTAAGGTTGATAAAGGTATTGCAAACATCCATAACCCAACAATTCCTTTAGACAAAAGCTTTACTTTAACTTTCGACGTTTCTAAGTATTCAAAAGAAGAGAAAAAACATTTATACATTGCAAATGTACAATATGCAAAATACCCAAGATACCAATACACCAGAAAAAAGGACAGTACTTTTTACACTACTACAAAAACTCTAGGAAAATATAAATTACTTTCCGATACAAAAAAACCTACAATTAATTTGTTATATTTTAAAGACAAAGAATGGATTTCGAGTCACAAAACACTAAAAGTAAAAATTGCTGATATTGGTTCTGGTATTAAAAATTTTAGTGCCACAATCGATGGAAAATGGATTTTAATGGAATACAATCATAAAAAAGGTATATTGACCTATAATTTTAATGATAAAAAATTGGTTGGTAGCAAACATATCTTTAAAATTGTAGTCTCGGACAATGTTGGAAATACCAAAGAGCTTTCTGCTACGTTCTTTAAAAAACAAGTAAACTAA
- a CDS encoding TonB-dependent receptor produces the protein MKKLFLLFLCIPYFAFAQKTTILKGTVKNKEKQPIENVSVKFGNTGTTTDENGNYSVRIPFKEEITIIFRHVSYKTFTKKLTATSRNSIRFSPILSLKTEKLKEVVVKDRRKEAQGITKIDVNKAKNIVGPNAGVENVLMTLPGVNNNNELSTQYNVRGGNFDENLVYVNGIEVYRPFLIRSGQQEGLSFINSNMVQNINFSAGGFQAKYGDKLSSVLDITYRKPTEIATTVDASLLGASATFEGGFLDNKLSVLTGIRYRDNSLFVNSKQIETNFRPRFTDLQSYISYDFSNQLTLSYLSNFSLNNYDYQPISRRTRFGTIADPLELIVFYQGKEENNYFTLFNALSADYKVNDNLSFRTTVSSYNTQEEEYYDVLASYNLGEVDANIGSQDFGEVDFSEGIGSQLNHARNDLDALINNVQIRGTYKKDRIQWDFGVKYQNEDIRERIREWEVIDSLGFSVRPPNHAGNNQPYEPFEGPITPFQNIREDNKVQINRISGFVQINERLFWNDNEVWYNFGIRAQNWTVSSNGNNSKSQLIISPRAQFAIKPNWARDMLFRFSGGWYSQPPSYRELKDFNGKINVDVKAQKSIHLVTGMDYSFNLWERPFKLTTELYFKDLSNVNAYSVDNVRIRYRADNITTAYAHGLDVRLNGEFVPGSESWVSLGYLKTEENINNRGNIARPSDQRIKFGILFQDYVPNLPNLKAYLNLVYNTGVPGGAPAYSDVYQFQERLRDYKRADLGVSYVFTDANKQYQTGFLSKFKELTAGLELFNMFDIQNAITNTWVRDVYSKTQFGIPNFMTGRVLNFKVSMKF, from the coding sequence GTGAAAAAACTCTTTCTACTCTTTCTTTGTATTCCTTATTTTGCGTTTGCGCAAAAAACAACCATTTTAAAAGGAACTGTAAAAAACAAGGAAAAACAACCTATTGAAAATGTTTCCGTAAAATTTGGCAATACTGGAACAACTACAGACGAGAATGGAAATTACAGTGTTAGAATTCCTTTTAAAGAAGAAATTACCATAATTTTTAGACATGTTTCTTATAAAACTTTTACTAAAAAACTTACAGCTACAAGCAGAAACTCAATTAGGTTCTCTCCTATTTTATCTTTAAAAACAGAAAAATTAAAAGAAGTTGTTGTAAAAGATCGTAGAAAAGAAGCACAAGGAATTACAAAGATAGATGTAAACAAAGCAAAAAATATTGTGGGACCAAATGCTGGTGTAGAAAATGTTTTAATGACTTTACCTGGCGTAAATAATAACAACGAATTAAGTACACAATACAATGTTCGTGGTGGAAATTTCGACGAAAACCTAGTGTATGTAAATGGAATTGAAGTTTACAGACCTTTTTTAATACGTTCTGGACAGCAAGAAGGTTTGAGTTTTATCAACTCGAATATGGTACAAAATATTAATTTTTCTGCTGGTGGATTTCAAGCTAAATATGGAGATAAATTATCATCAGTATTAGATATTACCTATCGAAAACCAACTGAAATTGCAACTACTGTAGATGCAAGTTTGTTAGGCGCAAGCGCCACTTTCGAAGGTGGTTTTTTAGATAATAAATTAAGTGTGCTTACAGGAATTAGATACAGAGACAACAGTCTTTTTGTAAATAGCAAACAAATTGAAACCAATTTTAGACCACGTTTTACAGATTTGCAGTCTTATATTTCTTATGATTTTTCTAATCAATTAACACTAAGTTATTTGAGTAATTTTTCATTGAATAATTACGATTATCAACCAATTTCTAGAAGAACTCGTTTTGGAACCATTGCAGATCCTTTAGAATTAATTGTTTTTTACCAAGGTAAAGAAGAGAATAATTATTTTACCTTATTTAATGCCTTGTCTGCGGATTATAAAGTGAACGATAATTTGTCTTTTAGAACCACAGTTTCTAGTTATAACACGCAAGAAGAAGAATATTACGATGTTTTGGCTTCCTATAATTTAGGTGAAGTAGATGCTAATATTGGTTCGCAAGATTTTGGGGAAGTCGATTTTTCTGAAGGAATTGGCTCTCAATTAAACCATGCAAGAAACGATTTAGACGCACTAATTAATAATGTGCAAATAAGAGGGACTTATAAAAAAGATAGAATTCAGTGGGATTTTGGTGTTAAATATCAAAATGAAGATATACGTGAACGTATTCGTGAATGGGAAGTTATAGATTCTTTAGGTTTTTCTGTACGTCCTCCAAACCATGCTGGAAACAACCAACCTTATGAGCCTTTTGAAGGCCCAATTACTCCTTTTCAGAATATTAGAGAAGATAATAAAGTACAAATTAATCGTATTTCTGGGTTTGTTCAAATTAACGAACGCCTATTTTGGAACGATAACGAAGTTTGGTACAATTTCGGGATTAGAGCACAAAATTGGACAGTTTCTTCAAATGGAAATAACTCTAAAAGTCAGCTTATAATTAGTCCAAGAGCACAATTTGCAATTAAACCAAATTGGGCTAGAGATATGTTATTCCGTTTTTCTGGTGGCTGGTATTCGCAACCACCTTCTTACAGAGAATTAAAAGATTTTAACGGAAAAATTAATGTAGATGTTAAGGCTCAAAAATCGATTCATTTAGTAACTGGAATGGATTATAGTTTTAATTTATGGGAAAGACCTTTTAAACTAACAACTGAATTGTATTTTAAAGATTTATCGAATGTAAATGCATATTCTGTGGATAATGTAAGAATTCGTTACAGAGCAGATAATATTACTACTGCTTATGCACATGGTTTAGATGTTCGTTTAAATGGTGAATTTGTTCCAGGAAGTGAAAGTTGGGTGAGTTTAGGATATTTAAAAACGGAAGAAAACATCAACAACAGAGGGAATATTGCAAGACCTTCTGACCAACGTATAAAATTCGGAATTTTATTCCAAGATTATGTCCCAAATTTACCAAATTTAAAAGCGTATTTAAACTTGGTTTACAATACTGGAGTTCCTGGTGGAGCACCTGCATATTCGGATGTTTATCAATTTCAAGAACGTTTGCGAGATTATAAAAGAGCCGATTTAGGTGTTTCTTATGTTTTTACGGATGCAAACAAACAATACCAAACTGGATTTTTATCAAAATTTAAAGAATTAACAGCTGGTTTAGAGCTCTTTAATATGTTTGATATCCAAAATGCAATTACCAATACTTGGGTAAGAGATGTATATTCTAAAACCCAGTTTGGTATTCCTAATTTTATGACAGGTAGAGTTTTAAATTTTAAAGTTAGCATGAAGTTTTAA